The following proteins are co-located in the Shouchella hunanensis genome:
- the motA gene encoding flagellar motor stator protein MotA: MDKSSFIGIFFGICTLVLGMLLKGSSLEVLLNPAAIVIIVLGTFACVFIAFPFEDIKRIPKLFRVLFSNRKGMTQQDIIEQFVDYASISRRDGMLALEGKIDEIKDPFFKQAIRMMIDGQDPDYIRHSLHERIDAMQERHASGAAIFSQAGTYSPSLGVLGAVLGLIAALGNLDDITMLGESIAAAFVATLLGIFFGYVLWHPFANKLKRKSTREVLQQHMIIEGTVAIIGGSSPRSVEEYLSVYLEEKEQQRGKGGVRRDDVAEAEI, encoded by the coding sequence ATGGATAAGTCATCATTCATTGGTATATTTTTTGGTATCTGTACACTCGTGCTTGGTATGCTTTTAAAGGGTTCAAGTCTTGAAGTTTTGTTAAATCCTGCTGCAATCGTCATTATTGTGCTAGGAACATTTGCTTGCGTTTTTATCGCTTTCCCTTTTGAAGATATAAAACGAATTCCTAAGTTATTTCGAGTTCTTTTTTCAAATAGAAAGGGTATGACTCAACAGGACATTATTGAACAGTTCGTTGACTATGCATCGATTTCGAGACGAGACGGCATGCTCGCTTTAGAAGGAAAAATTGATGAAATTAAAGATCCTTTTTTTAAACAAGCCATTCGGATGATGATTGATGGACAAGATCCTGATTACATTCGTCATTCCTTACATGAACGAATTGACGCTATGCAAGAGCGTCATGCTTCTGGAGCTGCTATATTTAGTCAAGCCGGAACATATTCTCCGAGTCTTGGTGTGTTAGGAGCTGTTTTAGGTCTTATTGCAGCACTAGGGAATCTCGACGATATTACAATGTTAGGAGAGTCTATTGCAGCTGCGTTTGTGGCAACATTACTCGGTATTTTCTTTGGCTATGTGCTTTGGCACCCTTTTGCAAACAAATTAAAGCGAAAATCGACCAGGGAAGTATTACAACAGCACATGATTATAGAGGGAACCGTCGCCATTATCGGAGGAAGTTCTCCTCGTTCAGTTGAAGAATACTTAAGTGTCTATCTAGAAGAAAAAGAACAACAACGAGGAAAAGGAGGCGTGAGAAGAGACGATGTCGCAGAAGCGGAGATTTAA
- a CDS encoding DEAD/DEAH box helicase encodes MKDKPFSTYPISAEIKRALTFLQYINPTSIQQKVIPLLVKNEKQDFVVQSQTGSGKTAAYGIPLCDKINWDENKVHSLILTPTRELAVQVKEDLTAIGRFKRLQVKEIFGKQSFEKQKWSLKQKTHVVVGTPGRILDHLQKGTLDVSKLKYLVIDEADELFNRGFLDQLEGIIQFLPKTRTNLLFSATFPDALQQLIERVLDEPLFLENEEKAATPAIHHAFVVSSKRTDTLIRHVLSTERPDHALIFCETQKDVDQLYRDLHASIPALAKLHGGMRQEERLHAMSQFKAGSCRYLISTNLSARGIDVHELALVIHASMPLTVEDYIHRTGRTGRNGAIGKSILLMKPVEKEARLLLEQELGFSFIEQIEPVVSLEQQLNFYQEKKIVEISTNKKKIDEGITKLYLNGGKQKKIRAGDIVGTITSIPNVDANDIGVITVEQTASFVDILNDKGAYVLEHLRTATVKGKKLKVHRAKK; translated from the coding sequence ATGAAAGATAAACCATTTTCTACGTATCCTATAAGCGCGGAAATAAAGCGCGCATTGACTTTTTTACAGTATATAAACCCTACTTCTATTCAGCAGAAAGTGATTCCGTTGTTAGTGAAAAATGAAAAACAAGATTTTGTTGTGCAGTCCCAAACAGGTAGCGGTAAGACTGCGGCATATGGGATTCCACTATGCGATAAAATCAATTGGGACGAAAACAAAGTTCATTCACTAATCCTAACACCAACAAGAGAACTTGCCGTTCAAGTAAAAGAGGATTTAACAGCTATCGGCCGGTTTAAACGTCTTCAAGTAAAAGAAATTTTTGGAAAGCAATCGTTTGAAAAACAAAAGTGGAGTCTTAAACAAAAAACCCATGTCGTTGTCGGGACCCCGGGGCGTATCCTCGATCACTTGCAAAAAGGGACGCTGGATGTATCAAAACTAAAGTATCTCGTAATAGATGAAGCGGACGAGCTATTTAATCGTGGTTTTCTTGATCAACTAGAAGGAATTATTCAGTTTCTACCGAAAACACGAACGAACCTGTTGTTTTCAGCAACCTTTCCAGATGCACTGCAGCAGTTAATAGAACGAGTACTAGATGAACCACTCTTTCTTGAAAATGAAGAGAAAGCAGCGACTCCGGCCATTCACCATGCATTTGTTGTGTCCAGTAAGCGTACAGATACACTTATACGCCATGTACTTAGCACTGAACGACCAGATCATGCGCTGATTTTTTGTGAGACACAAAAAGACGTTGATCAACTTTACCGTGATTTGCACGCATCGATCCCTGCATTAGCTAAATTGCATGGTGGAATGAGGCAAGAAGAACGTTTACATGCCATGTCCCAATTTAAAGCAGGTAGCTGTCGTTACCTAATTTCAACTAATTTATCGGCTAGAGGAATAGATGTACATGAATTAGCGCTTGTGATACATGCAAGCATGCCTCTAACAGTTGAAGACTATATTCACCGAACAGGAAGAACTGGAAGAAATGGCGCTATAGGTAAGTCCATTTTATTAATGAAACCAGTTGAAAAGGAAGCTCGTCTATTACTTGAACAAGAGCTTGGTTTTTCGTTTATTGAGCAAATTGAGCCGGTTGTCTCCCTTGAACAGCAACTAAATTTTTACCAAGAGAAAAAGATCGTTGAGATTTCTACGAATAAAAAAAAGATTGACGAAGGAATTACGAAACTTTATTTAAATGGTGGGAAACAGAAGAAAATCCGCGCCGGAGACATTGTCGGTACCATCACCTCAATACCTAACGTAGATGCAAACGATATTGGTGTGATAACTGTTGAACAAACCGCAAGCTTTGTTGATATTCTTAATGACAAAGGCGCTTATGTTCTTGAGCATTTACGTACAGCAACGGTGAAGGGAAAGAAGTTAAAAGTGCATCGGGCGAAAAAGTAG
- a CDS encoding TraR/DksA family transcriptional regulator, with translation MSLTTDQLNYLKKELHSMKASIENRTSTPEGEMSEMRGDIARGVDNHLAETASEYEDRVRTQTINEADEQRLAEINEALERMEDGSYGTCIDTGKEIPYERLEALPYAKRTTEAQAEAEEPFADSSEEDRAVGLHHAQLDRDTETTRELAREQDADEHSSEVDADHHYVEKTDEQSNQ, from the coding sequence ATGTCATTAACAACTGATCAATTAAATTATTTAAAAAAAGAATTACATTCTATGAAAGCTTCAATAGAGAATCGAACGTCTACACCTGAAGGGGAAATGTCGGAAATGAGAGGCGATATTGCTCGTGGTGTAGATAATCACTTAGCAGAAACAGCCTCAGAATATGAGGATCGAGTGCGAACACAAACAATTAATGAAGCTGATGAACAACGATTAGCTGAGATTAATGAAGCACTGGAGCGAATGGAAGACGGTAGCTACGGCACTTGTATTGATACAGGCAAGGAAATTCCATATGAGCGATTAGAAGCATTGCCGTATGCTAAACGTACAACAGAAGCTCAAGCTGAAGCTGAGGAGCCCTTTGCAGATAGTAGCGAAGAGGATCGTGCGGTCGGCTTACACCACGCTCAACTTGATCGAGACACTGAGACGACTAGAGAATTAGCGAGAGAACAAGATGCGGATGAACATTCTAGCGAAGTAGATGCAGATCATCACTATGTGGAGAAGACAGATGAACAAAGCAACCAATAA
- a CDS encoding peptide-methionine (S)-S-oxide reductase translates to MEVIYFAGGCLWGVQAFIKTLPGVHETEAGRANGTSQSLNVNYDGYAECVKTTFDPTVLSVKDLMAYFFEIIDPYSLNKQGIDVGMKYRTGVYSEKIEHLNDAREFIAARADSNRIMVEVSPLQNYVKSAEEHQDRLDKYPNDYCHIPTELLQKYT, encoded by the coding sequence GTGGAAGTAATTTATTTTGCAGGCGGCTGCTTATGGGGTGTGCAAGCATTTATCAAAACATTACCAGGCGTACACGAAACAGAAGCTGGTAGGGCAAATGGTACAAGCCAATCTCTTAACGTGAATTATGACGGGTACGCCGAATGCGTGAAAACGACATTTGATCCAACTGTTTTATCCGTTAAAGACTTAATGGCTTACTTCTTTGAAATTATTGATCCGTACAGTTTGAATAAGCAAGGTATAGATGTTGGAATGAAATATAGAACAGGCGTTTATAGTGAGAAAATCGAGCATTTAAACGATGCACGAGAATTTATTGCTGCAAGAGCTGATTCTAATCGAATTATGGTTGAGGTAAGCCCACTTCAAAATTATGTAAAGAGCGCTGAAGAGCATCAAGATCGACTTGACAAATATCCGAATGATTATTGTCATATACCGACAGAACTGCTACAAAAGTATACGTAA
- a CDS encoding aspartate/glutamate racemase family protein codes for MMKTIGLIGGLSWESSVSYYQYINQYVKRTYGGLHSAKCLLYSFDFQEIVHLQKAGEWAEATERMVEAGNKLKAGGADMLVICTNTMHLMAGEVEAATGLPVIHIVDALAEAIKAQDMKSIGLVGTQFTMEKPFYRERMARHGIELIVPNEEDRKKVHDVIFNELCVGTTCANSKQYYLSVIDQLAAKGAEGVILGCTEIPLLINQNDCALPLFDSTKLHAEKAVSLAIERNEKKDH; via the coding sequence ATGATGAAGACAATTGGATTAATTGGTGGATTGAGTTGGGAATCTTCAGTGTCCTATTATCAATATATTAATCAATATGTAAAGAGAACATACGGAGGACTTCATTCTGCAAAATGTTTATTGTATTCCTTTGACTTTCAAGAAATCGTTCATTTACAAAAAGCAGGAGAATGGGCAGAAGCGACGGAACGGATGGTTGAAGCGGGGAATAAGTTAAAAGCAGGCGGTGCCGACATGCTTGTTATTTGTACGAATACCATGCATTTAATGGCAGGCGAAGTAGAAGCAGCAACGGGCCTTCCTGTTATTCATATTGTTGATGCACTAGCAGAAGCTATTAAAGCACAAGATATGAAATCAATTGGTTTAGTAGGAACCCAGTTCACAATGGAAAAACCTTTTTACCGTGAACGGATGGCGCGTCATGGGATTGAACTGATTGTTCCAAATGAAGAAGACCGTAAAAAAGTCCACGATGTTATATTTAACGAGCTATGTGTTGGCACAACTTGTGCAAACTCCAAGCAATACTACTTATCTGTTATTGACCAACTTGCTGCAAAAGGCGCAGAAGGTGTTATCCTTGGTTGTACCGAAATTCCATTACTTATCAATCAAAACGATTGTGCACTCCCATTATTTGATTCAACAAAACTCCATGCAGAAAAAGCCGTTTCGCTCGCAATTGAACGTAACGAAAAAAAAGACCATTAA
- a CDS encoding OmpA family protein, which yields MSQKRRFKSRSENEHVDESWLLPYADMLTLLVALFIVLFAMGQVDQAKYDELRVVLSETLGGKGVLDYQDSIVEDESPTQESTESVEALLSEAAETEKTELEELQSRLNGYIEEKALADRLQTELGASGLLITINDGILFDSGSAELRQNSHELMDQLSAMLASDPPRYIQISGHTDDVPMGGANFESNWDLSGARAYNVMKLFLESDYLKPGQLSYSGYGEYHPIATNETTEGREQNRRVEVLVLPLENLAEPAL from the coding sequence ATGTCGCAGAAGCGGAGATTTAAATCTCGGTCTGAGAACGAACACGTGGATGAATCTTGGCTCCTCCCTTATGCAGATATGTTAACATTGCTTGTCGCTTTATTTATCGTTTTATTTGCTATGGGACAAGTCGATCAAGCTAAATACGATGAGCTCCGGGTTGTTCTCTCAGAAACGTTAGGTGGAAAAGGCGTTCTTGATTACCAAGACTCGATCGTTGAAGACGAAAGTCCGACACAAGAGTCTACAGAATCAGTAGAAGCGTTACTAAGTGAAGCTGCGGAAACTGAAAAAACCGAATTAGAAGAGTTACAATCCCGTCTAAATGGGTATATTGAAGAGAAGGCACTTGCTGATCGGTTACAAACAGAGCTCGGTGCTTCAGGACTGCTAATTACAATTAACGATGGCATTCTTTTTGATTCTGGCAGTGCGGAACTGAGACAAAACTCTCATGAATTAATGGATCAATTGTCTGCTATGCTTGCTTCCGACCCTCCCCGTTATATTCAAATTTCTGGTCACACCGATGATGTGCCGATGGGTGGAGCTAATTTTGAATCAAATTGGGATTTAAGTGGAGCACGTGCATATAATGTAATGAAGCTATTCTTAGAATCTGATTATTTAAAGCCCGGTCAGCTTTCCTATTCAGGTTACGGTGAATACCACCCTATTGCTACAAACGAAACAACAGAGGGAAGAGAACAAAACCGTCGCGTTGAAGTCCTCGTTCTTCCGTTAGAAAATCTTGCTGAACCAGCTTTATAA
- a CDS encoding YitT family protein, whose product MVYFSLRWLFVLIGAIFAAVAIELFLLPNNIIDGGIIGISLILNQLSSINFGLLVFIINLPFLYIGYKHLGKGFFIYSLLGIVGLAVTEAILHQFHFAPITDTPLLATIFGGLLLGIGVGIVIRNGGAMDGTEILSLIITKRLPFTVGECVLVFNLFVFAWAAFVFGIENAMYSVLTYYVAAKAIDTVVEGLDATKAVMIVSSHYEELTTIITQRLGKGVTRLKAQGGYEGDKKDVLYVVVKRMEIIQLKKAIYAVDKHAFFTIIDAHESRGSTFKQKEDH is encoded by the coding sequence ATGGTTTATTTTTCGTTACGATGGCTATTTGTTTTGATTGGAGCTATATTTGCTGCTGTTGCAATTGAATTATTCTTATTACCGAATAATATTATAGATGGTGGAATAATAGGTATCTCGTTGATTCTGAATCAGCTTTCATCAATCAATTTTGGGCTGCTTGTTTTTATTATCAACCTTCCTTTTTTATACATTGGATATAAACATTTAGGGAAAGGTTTTTTTATTTATTCCCTATTAGGTATTGTTGGACTAGCCGTTACTGAGGCCATTTTACACCAATTTCATTTTGCTCCTATTACAGATACACCTTTGTTGGCGACGATCTTCGGAGGTTTGTTATTAGGGATTGGCGTTGGGATTGTAATAAGGAATGGCGGTGCAATGGATGGAACAGAGATATTATCATTAATTATTACAAAACGATTGCCGTTCACTGTGGGTGAGTGTGTTCTTGTCTTTAACCTTTTTGTTTTTGCGTGGGCAGCCTTTGTTTTTGGAATTGAAAACGCGATGTATTCTGTTTTAACGTATTATGTTGCTGCAAAGGCCATTGATACAGTCGTTGAAGGACTTGATGCAACAAAGGCAGTAATGATTGTATCGAGTCATTATGAAGAATTGACAACGATTATTACACAGCGGTTAGGAAAAGGGGTAACACGCTTAAAAGCACAAGGAGGTTATGAAGGTGACAAAAAAGATGTGCTCTATGTTGTTGTAAAACGAATGGAAATTATTCAGTTGAAAAAAGCGATTTATGCAGTCGACAAACATGCATTTTTCACGATTATCGATGCCCATGAATCAAGAGGCTCAACATTTAAACAAAAAGAGGATCATTAA
- a CDS encoding MBL fold metallo-hydrolase, with translation MIQYRAGNLTVFQSSLYKTTSAIIETSDVVIMTDPNWLPSEVDEIKNHLNLNLGNKPLYIIYTHSDFDHIIGAGAFPEAKGIATSQFVNNPDKEAILEKIGTFDQRYYLNRSYKPIYPTIDFVVTHNKQQLRLGSLTLTFYHAPGHTDDSLFTVIEPEGIFLSGDYLSDVEFPFIFSSYRDYRQTMVLAETILSQHTIAIHIPGHGSVTQQKKELDKRLLSANRYLTLLDKDDKEFEMALRQEYLFFEGMKHIHTMNRQMAKNEI, from the coding sequence ATGATTCAATACAGGGCAGGCAATCTAACCGTTTTCCAATCTTCATTATATAAGACAACGTCAGCGATTATTGAAACGAGCGATGTTGTCATTATGACAGATCCAAATTGGTTACCGAGTGAAGTAGATGAAATAAAGAATCATCTTAACCTCAATCTCGGAAACAAACCACTATATATCATTTATACTCATAGTGATTTTGACCATATTATTGGCGCTGGAGCATTCCCAGAAGCAAAAGGAATAGCGACTAGTCAATTTGTAAACAACCCTGACAAAGAAGCGATTCTAGAAAAAATAGGAACGTTTGATCAAAGGTATTATTTAAACCGAAGCTATAAACCTATCTATCCTACTATTGATTTTGTTGTCACACACAATAAACAACAGTTACGATTAGGTTCACTAACATTAACATTTTATCACGCCCCTGGGCATACAGATGATTCCCTGTTTACCGTTATTGAACCAGAGGGTATTTTTCTTTCTGGTGATTACTTATCTGATGTTGAGTTTCCCTTTATATTTAGTAGCTACCGAGATTACCGCCAAACAATGGTGCTAGCTGAAACCATTTTAAGTCAGCATACGATAGCCATTCATATACCTGGTCATGGCTCAGTTACTCAGCAAAAAAAGGAACTCGATAAAAGATTGCTTTCTGCTAACAGGTATTTAACTCTGCTTGATAAAGACGACAAAGAGTTTGAAATGGCTTTACGTCAAGAATATTTATTTTTTGAAGGAATGAAACACATTCATACGATGAATAGACAAATGGCCAAAAATGAAATATGA
- a CDS encoding MFS transporter, producing MEKPLIKNSPFIFLFSASFLAIIGFSTFFMTTTWFVISELGSASSLGIILIAITVPRILMMAFGGVLADKFKKTTIMFSTSTIQGFLLLIVFSLHASDQLSFSYLLIIGFLFGTLDAFSGPAGTSLIPKMVAKNQIKQANAIIQGLGQIGFVVGPVVAGTIMEFGGITSSFLTAMIIVFLSALFMFPRFLKEGPVENTVKQTPFKDLLEGFSYVKANSFLVTGIFILITLNFFAFGAISIAIPILVETYGGSPINLSYIEASLAIGMLVSTVIIGTVKLRNRGLTSILGLIATLLVALAFSQIPNLTAVTILAFLLGFTMTFVAIPFFTSAQEDTDPRIMGRVMSIIFLAMNGFDPLAYAGVTLLVSKGIDIQTIIFVFSVIGLLIALLLFWKGRTYRTYRSQI from the coding sequence ATGGAAAAACCATTAATTAAAAATTCCCCCTTTATCTTTTTATTCAGTGCGAGTTTCTTAGCCATTATAGGCTTTAGTACGTTTTTCATGACCACAACATGGTTTGTAATTTCTGAACTAGGTTCAGCGAGTTCTCTCGGTATCATTCTTATCGCGATTACAGTACCACGCATTTTAATGATGGCGTTTGGTGGCGTTCTAGCTGATAAATTTAAGAAAACAACGATTATGTTTAGCACGAGCACAATCCAAGGCTTTCTATTACTGATCGTATTTTCTTTGCATGCTTCAGACCAACTAAGTTTTAGCTATCTTCTTATTATAGGCTTTTTATTTGGAACATTAGATGCGTTTTCAGGGCCAGCAGGAACCTCTTTAATTCCAAAAATGGTTGCGAAAAATCAAATCAAACAAGCCAATGCCATCATCCAAGGATTAGGGCAAATTGGCTTTGTAGTCGGTCCCGTTGTCGCAGGAACAATAATGGAGTTTGGTGGGATCACCTCTAGTTTCTTAACAGCTATGATTATCGTTTTTTTATCCGCTCTCTTTATGTTCCCACGTTTTTTAAAAGAAGGTCCTGTTGAGAATACCGTGAAACAAACACCTTTTAAAGATCTTCTTGAAGGCTTCTCCTATGTAAAAGCAAATTCTTTTCTCGTAACAGGAATTTTTATCTTAATTACGTTAAACTTTTTCGCATTTGGTGCGATTTCAATTGCCATACCGATTTTAGTAGAAACTTATGGAGGATCCCCCATTAATTTGAGCTACATTGAAGCCTCTTTAGCAATTGGCATGCTCGTTAGCACCGTCATTATCGGTACTGTTAAGCTTCGCAACCGCGGGTTAACATCTATCCTTGGGTTAATCGCAACATTACTAGTAGCATTAGCTTTTAGCCAAATTCCAAACTTAACAGCTGTAACCATTTTAGCGTTTCTGCTTGGATTTACCATGACGTTTGTCGCCATTCCATTCTTTACTTCTGCGCAAGAAGACACGGACCCTCGAATAATGGGAAGAGTGATGAGCATTATTTTTCTCGCTATGAACGGCTTTGATCCACTTGCTTATGCAGGAGTAACGCTGCTCGTTTCAAAAGGAATCGACATTCAAACGATTATTTTCGTTTTCTCTGTAATTGGCTTACTGATTGCTTTACTTCTATTTTGGAAAGGAAGAACGTATCGAACGTATCGTTCACAAATTTAA
- the ytvI gene encoding sporulation integral membrane protein YtvI — protein sequence MSKEVGWMALRTLIIILFLILFGWLVAQVFSLTYPFWFAALFAWMLQPVARFFQYKLKFNKGFASLFGLLGGILAISAVLTGIVFLVYFSLREFFEQVPMWIEEGAAKIQLYFNETILPLWHEFLRTIDQFDSGGTSPLSEGINQLGTSISNIVGNVGQAALDVVANILIGLPSFLVAFLFIILSIYFMGKSWSFYQSVYDRHVPRKVRSKGKEFVQATRIRLFGFIRAQLILMVVTALIVFVGLLILNVENAWMLAIVVGIAELLPYLGTGTILIPWFIYLFVTGDMSGGLGIAILYVIIVIVRQMLEPKVLSSNMNLNPVAVLISLFAGLQLFGAFGLFLGPVLLVLIVILNDIGFFRTVIYFIRFGFEDTNSK from the coding sequence TTGTCTAAAGAAGTTGGTTGGATGGCGTTACGAACACTCATCATCATCCTGTTTCTCATTCTTTTTGGCTGGCTTGTTGCCCAAGTCTTTTCACTTACATATCCATTCTGGTTTGCTGCTTTGTTTGCATGGATGCTCCAGCCAGTAGCACGTTTTTTTCAGTATAAGTTAAAATTCAACAAAGGCTTTGCGAGTCTTTTTGGTTTACTTGGCGGTATATTAGCGATAAGTGCAGTGTTAACGGGCATCGTTTTTCTTGTTTACTTCAGCTTGCGCGAGTTTTTTGAACAAGTCCCCATGTGGATCGAAGAAGGTGCAGCTAAAATTCAGCTTTACTTTAACGAGACCATTTTGCCGTTGTGGCATGAATTTCTTCGCACAATCGATCAATTTGATTCAGGTGGAACAAGTCCGCTATCAGAAGGAATCAATCAGCTTGGAACGTCGATTAGCAATATTGTTGGTAATGTCGGACAGGCTGCTTTGGACGTGGTGGCCAATATTTTAATTGGACTGCCAAGCTTTCTTGTTGCTTTTCTGTTTATCATTTTGAGTATTTATTTTATGGGTAAAAGCTGGAGTTTTTATCAGTCTGTTTACGATCGGCATGTTCCTCGTAAAGTTCGTTCTAAAGGAAAAGAATTTGTCCAAGCGACACGCATTCGTTTGTTTGGCTTTATACGTGCTCAACTTATTTTAATGGTTGTAACTGCGTTAATTGTGTTTGTTGGTTTACTTATTCTTAACGTTGAAAATGCGTGGATGCTTGCCATTGTTGTAGGTATTGCAGAGTTACTTCCTTACCTTGGAACAGGAACTATTTTAATTCCTTGGTTCATTTACTTATTTGTAACAGGAGATATGTCTGGCGGCTTAGGTATTGCGATTCTTTATGTCATTATCGTGATTGTTCGTCAAATGCTCGAGCCAAAAGTGCTTTCTTCCAATATGAATTTAAATCCTGTTGCTGTATTAATTTCGCTTTTTGCAGGCTTACAGTTGTTTGGAGCATTTGGTCTGTTCTTGGGTCCTGTTTTACTCGTACTCATCGTTATCTTAAACGATATCGGCTTTTTCCGCACCGTCATTTACTTTATACGGTTTGGTTTTGAGGATACAAACAGTAAATAA